TTGTGGACTCTTTTGCGCTTATATGCTATGTTTGTAGAGAAGCAGTAATCACTAGAGATGCAATCAGCTTTGCAATAAGGCAGAGATGGGGAGCTGAAAGAGAAGTCATTCTCATCACTACTAATCGCAGAAATGTTTTCATTTTTCGCATTCACTCTAAAGAGGTGTTTCAAAGAGTGCTCAGAGGAAGACCTCATTCAGTTGGTGgacatcttcttgttcttcttccatgGCAGTTTCCCATGAATGTACAAAATGCAATCTTCCAATTTGAAGTTTTCTTTATTGAGTTTAGACTGAGAGCTGATTTAGATAGAGATAATatagctctttttttttttgcttaatcatgAATTTTATTACTAAAAATTTCAATTTACATAAACAGAAAGCCCAATTTTGGGCaataaacaaaaataaagctGAGCCCATTACATAAGCCCAACTACTCAATAGCTAAGAACAGTTTAGCCTGCAACTAAAAATACAGCTTTTTAAAACCTGAAATACAAACCATCTTCAGTTTCCAAGTTTTTTAAAAACTGAGGTTTATCCTCATAGTAAATCACCTCTCCCCTACTGAGTAATACCCCTTTCTTTGCCATTGATTCCGCAGAGAAATTCACCTCTCTATAAGAATGCCTGAATAATATTTTAGGAATGTTCATCCTAATCTTGATCCATCTGTTTAGCACAATCCAACGAATCTTGTTGCTCATGAATGCTAGTATAATAGCTTTTGAATCCAAGCTAAAACACACTTCCTCTCATTGTTTTGTGATAGCCCACTCACCTACAACAATCAATGCCATAACTTCTGCCAAATAATTTGTTGCAATCCCTAATCCACCTGAAGCAGCTCCCATGTCATCTCCATCATGGTTTCTTGCAATAAATCCAATACCAACTAGACCTGGATTCCCTTTGGATGCACCATCACAAAAGATTAAAATTTGATGTTGAGCAGGGTATTTAAAGAAAACTTGTTTAGCACTCGTCACATGAACTGGAATGCCTGATATTTCAAAGAATAGCAATATATGAAGATCATACATTGTACCCCATCTTCTGCCTTTCATTCTAAATTTGCCTTCTTTTGCTATTCCtgcaattcttcttttaattttgTGAACCACAACTCAACCATGACATTGAAATCACAAATATACCATACCCCTTTGACTGCAGGGCTTTTCTGTTTAGTAAAAGATAATATTTCTTCAAAATTTATGGGAAATGGACAATATAATACACCACACAACCAATGCCATACTGCTTTACTGAAATTATAATGCCATGAAATATGGTCCATTGTATCCTGATCTTTACCATACAAATACTCTTTCCGTTCCAATTTTGATGATGTTTTAGgaattttcacgcagattaagaaatggagagagatataaaAAAATTCTGTCTATGCccttgagaaaagtcttcaaacattaattgctattagtgtatttaaaaataaacttatggtTCCAAGACAAATTGTGTGGGTATTGTTGGTAGTTTTgtgggaaaaatatgaaaactatcaagtaatgcggaacaaaaaaataaccctaaacactcatctaaagtggaacggagggagtaacatTTTAGATATTGTGGATAAACCTTTCTTCCTTACTGTTTCTTCAGTTGCACATGCACCCCTTAGTATTTTCCACAGATTTGTAGATGTGTATGGGTGAATACAAGGTTGCCATACCTGTTTAGTCCATGATACCTTTTCATACTTTTTCCTGATCATTTCCACAACATTTGCAACAGAGAAATTCCCAACTTTATCTTTGGCCCATATTCTTCTATCTTTTCCCCCCACCAGAACTGGTAATTCTGTAATATCAAAATAAATCCACATTTCTGCAAGTATGCACCATTCACCATTATGGATTAAGTCACTTACTTTCATGTCATTATGTTGCAGGATATATGCATCATCAGTATGCAACTATAGCAAAGTAGAATCTTTAACCCATTTATCTTTCCATACATAAATGTTGGTTCCATCTCCAACAATCCACCTACAACCTTCTTGCATTTCAGTAATTACCCACTTGATTCCTGGCCATACTGAGGATTGCTTATGATATTTTATCCATTCACCTTTGTTATCTTTATATTTTGCCCTCATAAACTTTGTCCATTCAACATCTTCATTTTCTATTTTCCATAAAATCTTCATTAACAATGCTTTattgataacttcaagtcttctcAATCCCAATCCACCCTCTTCAATTGGTGCATTCACTTCATCCCATTTTATAGTGACAAGTTTTTTCACAGATGGATCTTCAGACCATAGAAAATTCCTTATAATCTTTTCACACTCCTTTATAACATTCTTAGGCCATTTATATACTGACATATTATAGATGGGCATGCTGCACAACACAAATTTAACCAAAGTTAATCTGGCAGAAAAATCTAGTAATTTTCCCATCCACCCTGCTAACATCTTCTGCATCATTTCCACTATCCCCCAAACTTGATTATTTTTAACTCTTCCTGGTTTTAAAATGACACCTAAATACTTATCTGGGAATGAAGATAATTCCATTTGCAACATTTCAGCAATGCCTTATTTTCTTGTATCAGTCACTCCACCAACAAAACACTTGCTTTTTGCTTTATTAACTTCTTGACCAGAAGATATCTGATATTTCCATAGCAATTTCATCAAGTTCTCCAAACTTCTTTTGTGCCCATTACAAAAAATGAAATGTCATCAACAAACATCAAATGTGTAGGTTGACATCCACCTTTATTCACCATTGGTTGAAGTTTACCCATTTGTACTAATTTGGTAATATTTCTGCTTAATACCTATTCTGCTAGCATAAACATTATTGGTGACAATGGATCACCCTGTCTCAGTCCCCTCCCTACTTCAAAGAAACCACATGGTCCACCATTTATAAGAACATAAATTCTAGCTGATTCAAAGATTTTTTTTAACCATTGAATAACCACTTCAGAGAATCCAAATCTTCTAAGTACCTCAAATAAAAACTCCCAACTCAAAGAGTCATaggcttgagtaatatcaatttTAAGTCCCACATTTCCACCTCTTCTCTTGGTATCTAATTCATTCACAAGCTCTGAAGCCAAAATAATTTTTTCATGAATGCTTCTCCCTTTGATAAATGCACCATGTTGCTTTGATATCATTCTACTCAGTACTCTACTAATCCTTGTAGTAATGATTATGGTAATGATTTTAAAATTGAAATTTGGCAAACCAATGGGCCTAAAGTGTTCAGCTTTCTTGGCTCGCTGAATTTTTGGTAGAAGAAATAAGAAGTTAGAGTTAAAACCTTTAGGGATGAATCTATTCCTCCAGCAAAATTGTATTGCCTCCATAAGCTCAGCACCCACCACTTCCCATGCATATTTATAAAAACATCCTGGAAAACCATATGGACCTGGAGCACTATTTGGGTCCATTGCAAAAACAACATTCTTTATTTCTTCTTGACTAGGAAATGCatcaattaaatcattatcttcttcatttaAGATGTTTGGAATTGCTTCAAACAGATCCTCTTCAAAATTAACAGTTTTCTACTCAAATTTCTTGTGATAATGTTTGACTAAAATGTCTGCAATTTGAGATTGTGTTGTCACTACATCACCATTTGGAGTTTCAAGTTCTGTGATATTATTTTGAGCTTTCCTAATTTTCATACTTGCGTGGAAGAAATCTGTATTTGCTCCACCCTCCTTCACCCATTTCACTCTTGATTTGCTTCTTattagttcattttattgttgtgAAGCCAACTCATGTAGTCCTCTTGCAGTGACTAAGTTATTAAGAAGTACAATATTCTCTGGATCAACATCAGACTCCAAAGAAGCTTTTAGAATTGCCTCTTCTGTAGTTTTAACTTTCACTCTTAAATCACCAAAAACCTCCCAATTCCATTTCTTAAGTATTTCCTTTAACCTTTTCAGTTTACTAGTAAAGCAGAAAGCAGGGTTTCCTTCACATTCAACTTCCCATGACTCTTGAATTACTTTTAGAAAACCAGGGTGAGTGGTCCATACAAATTGATATCTAAATGGGATATTGTGTGGTTTATCACTTTGAGCAACTCCACCAAGTAATGCACCATGATCAGATGTGCCTCTAACTCCCACCTTATAACACCAAGTCTCATAACACTCCAGCCATTGAAGATTATAAAATGATCTGTCAAGATCACATAAAATCCTTTTCTTCCCTAC
This is a stretch of genomic DNA from Papaver somniferum cultivar HN1 chromosome 1, ASM357369v1, whole genome shotgun sequence. It encodes these proteins:
- the LOC113299323 gene encoding uncharacterized protein LOC113299323; translated protein: MVLSTKQSITVKVKEVLVTRVHAACLTVDRRSLWKDLKNINELKLPCLVIGDFNVVLSCEEKKGGRQPLKVAMQDFRDCIEYCNLIQSPRTGIKFSWFNNRVGKKRILCDLDRSFYNLQWLECYETWCYKVGVRGTSDHGALLGGVAQSDKPHNIPFRYQFVWTTHPGFLKVIQESWEVECEGNPAFCFTSKLKRLKEILKKWNWEVFGDLRVKVKTTEEAILKASLESDVDPENIKTVNFEEDLFEAIPNILNEEDNDLIDAFPSQEEIKNVVFAMDPNSAPGPYGFPGCFYKYAWEVVGAELMEAIQFCWRNRFIPKGFNSNFLFLLPKIQRAKKAEHFRPIGLPNFNFKIITIIITTRISRVLSRMISKQHGAFIKGRSIHEKIILASELVNELDTKRRGGNVGLKIDITQAYDSLSWEFLFEVLRRFGFSEVVIQWLKKIFESARIYVLINGGPCGFFEVGRGLRQGDPLSPIMFMLAE